Below is a genomic region from Kazachstania africana CBS 2517 chromosome 9, complete genome.
CTAATAATACATTCCTATCAATACCAAAGTTTTCATCGATGTAGTTAACAACTCAAAATAGACAGCCAATTAGTGATTGCTGGATAATATCCGCCTATACCGGTGTTTCTTATATTGTTTTGCTCCATTTAGATATACTATGAACCTCATTATAATCATATTATATAGTTACCTATTTTTAGGAGTTAGCAATGGCAATTTTCCTGAATACAGCTTCACCATTGTAGACCAGCTGAATGCTGAAACACTTTCACAGGAGCATATTCATGATTATGATTATAGTTACTCGAGGAATTTTACATATAAACCGTATTGGCCTTGTAATTGTCAATTGCTGAAATCGACGGGCATAGCTATAAAGATGAGAGAATTCGACAATACAATAGGGgtaatcaaaaaattgtttgaGGTTCTATACAAGTTAGCAACAAAAAGGCTTGATGGCTTCAACTTTGATTGTTATACTACTAATATTTGGTCCATCAGAAACCAATGGCAAACTTCAATAACAGGCTACACCACTTTTGATACATGTGCAAATTTGCCAAACGAAAAAGACATCATTTGCGCAATCGACAATTATGTGCTGAAAGAGTTAAATACCAACGAACAAGAGTATCTCTGTATCCATTTTGATTCCAATGATGGCTGGTTTGTTGAGGTTAAAATGCGAAATGTGAATTACGCACTTTTCGAGAACTATCGCAGTATACACGGCTATAAATGTGTCCCAgatgataaaatatattatatttatgaAAAAACTGCTCCATTTGCAGGAGCAACAATGAAATGAAAGCATCTAATTGAAGgcattcaaaatataaatgaCTGAATAAACTCTTCACATTTTTATCATAATGAAAGGCATTATCTCTATGACCACAAGAACAGTGCTAAAACATTTTattgttcatttttatGGACTTGAAGAGCTATAAAGAGTGTCATACTTCCAGGGAAACTTAAAAAGAGTCATCACGTAGCTCTGAGGAGCTGTATCGTGCAACTGAGCCTAAATTAGGGCTTCCTTATTTTTCTAGCGGGTATTTTAACAAGGTAAAGAAGTGTTGGGATGATATCATGAGCCTATGTGTACATagaatgaaagaaagattgTATGGTCCTCCCAGCGGCTGTCATTCCACATGTAATATTTTACTTTTATAAGTTTCAATAATTAtgttcaagaaaaagagagtATTGGCGATAAATACAGCCGTTTTGTATTCTTCTAAAGGAGAAGTTCTCTTATTGGACCtttgtaaataattgtACGATGGTATAACTAAAATGTTCCTGCTTTCGAAGATCTCTATTTGACTAATGACGTATAGATTTCCCAATCAAGTCTGTAAATTTTATCCTGCGGTGGAAAGCTGCACGGCTGTAAATAAAGCCTGCTTTAAAGGTGAGTAGTATATAGTACTTTCATTTCATGGAAAGGAATCTCTTTGCAGGAATCACCCTGGTTGCGTGTCTGGAAGTGATCGGGAAAAGATTTGTAACGTCAGCAGCAGCTGCTTATTATTAGTTTTATCTG
It encodes:
- the KAFR0I00140 gene encoding uncharacterized protein — encoded protein: MNLIIIILYSYLFLGVSNGNFPEYSFTIVDQLNAETLSQEHIHDYDYSYSRNFTYKPYWPCNCQLLKSTGIAIKMREFDNTIGVIKKLFEVLYKLATKRLDGFNFDCYTTNIWSIRNQWQTSITGYTTFDTCANLPNEKDIICAIDNYVLKELNTNEQEYLCIHFDSNDGWFVEVKMRNVNYALFENYRSIHGYKCVPDDKIYYIYEKTAPFAGATMK